A stretch of the Candidatus Methylomirabilota bacterium genome encodes the following:
- the thrC gene encoding threonine synthase, which translates to MDRVKGLTCRECGRSYPSSPAHVCEFCFGPLEVDYDWGVMRARVSRARIEAGPRSIWRYADLLPVGLDADGEPPVGQAAGFTPLVRARNLGGELGVTQLYIKNDSVCHPTWSFKDRVVSVAVAKAREFGFDTVACASTGNLANSVAAHAAEAHLQAYVFIPTDLEQGKVTATLVYDPVLFAVQGTYDEVNRLCSEIADKYHWAFVNINLRPYYGEGSKTVGYEIAEQLGWRAPAHVVVPCAGGALLTKIARAFEEMRDLGLIPAAHTRMYAAQALGCGPIVTMIKNDTDVVVPVKPNTIAKSLAIGNPADAYYAYRAAKDSGGHGEHATEEEIVECMQLLARSEGIFAETAGGVTVAATRRLIEAGRIPRNEPIVICITGSGLKTPDVLHDRLSASVTIRPQLSVFDQALADLKSKGDIA; encoded by the coding sequence ATGGATCGAGTGAAGGGACTGACCTGTCGAGAGTGCGGGCGATCATACCCGTCCTCTCCCGCTCACGTCTGCGAGTTCTGCTTCGGCCCCCTCGAGGTCGACTACGACTGGGGCGTCATGCGCGCGCGCGTCAGCCGCGCCCGCATCGAGGCGGGACCCCGCAGCATCTGGCGTTACGCGGATCTCCTGCCCGTCGGGCTCGACGCGGACGGCGAGCCGCCGGTGGGCCAGGCGGCGGGCTTCACGCCGCTGGTCCGGGCCCGCAATCTCGGCGGGGAGCTCGGCGTCACGCAGCTCTACATCAAGAACGACTCCGTCTGCCATCCGACCTGGTCCTTCAAGGACCGCGTGGTGTCGGTGGCGGTCGCGAAGGCCAGGGAATTCGGCTTCGACACCGTGGCGTGCGCGTCCACGGGCAATCTCGCCAACTCGGTGGCCGCCCACGCGGCGGAGGCGCATCTTCAGGCGTACGTGTTCATTCCCACCGATCTCGAGCAGGGCAAGGTGACCGCAACCCTCGTCTATGACCCGGTGCTGTTCGCCGTGCAGGGGACCTATGACGAGGTCAACCGCCTCTGCTCGGAGATCGCCGACAAGTATCACTGGGCGTTCGTCAACATCAATCTCCGCCCGTACTACGGGGAGGGCTCCAAGACCGTCGGCTACGAGATCGCCGAGCAGCTCGGCTGGCGCGCCCCCGCCCACGTGGTGGTGCCGTGCGCCGGCGGCGCGCTCCTCACCAAGATCGCCCGCGCCTTCGAGGAGATGCGGGACCTCGGCTTGATCCCCGCGGCCCACACGAGGATGTACGCCGCCCAGGCGCTCGGCTGCGGACCCATCGTCACCATGATCAAGAACGACACCGACGTGGTGGTCCCGGTGAAGCCCAACACCATCGCCAAGTCCCTCGCCATCGGCAACCCCGCCGACGCCTACTACGCCTACCGCGCCGCCAAGGACTCCGGCGGCCACGGCGAGCACGCCACCGAGGAGGAGATCGTGGAGTGCATGCAGCTCCTCGCGCGCTCCGAGGGCATCTTCGCGGAGACCGCGGGTGGCGTGACCGTCGCGGCAACCCGGCGCCTCATCGAGGCCGGCCGCATCCCGCGCAACGAGCCCATCGTGATCTGCATCACCGGCAGCGGGCTCAAGACCCCGGACGTGCTGCACGACCGGCTGTCCGCCAGCGTGACCATACGGCCGCAGCTCTCGGTCTTCGACCAGGCGCTGGCCGATCTCAAGTCGAAGGGAGACATCGCATGA
- a CDS encoding ubiquitin-like small modifier protein 1, producing the protein MSVLVRIPTPLRSLTKGAAEVQGSGDTVGDIIQDLERQFPGLRDRLVDEGGDLRRFINIYVNEEDIRFLEGAKTTLKAGDSVSIVPAIAGGR; encoded by the coding sequence ATGAGCGTGCTCGTTCGCATTCCCACCCCGCTCCGCAGCCTGACCAAGGGAGCCGCCGAGGTCCAGGGGAGCGGGGACACCGTCGGCGACATCATTCAGGACCTGGAGCGCCAGTTCCCCGGCCTCCGCGACCGCCTCGTGGACGAGGGCGGCGATCTCCGGCGGTTCATCAACATCTATGTCAACGAGGAGGACATCCGGTTCCTCGAGGGCGCCAAGACCACGCTCAAGGCAGGCGACTCCGTCTCGATCGTGCCCGCCATCGCCGGCGGCCGGTAG
- a CDS encoding aminotransferase class I/II-fold pyridoxal phosphate-dependent enzyme — translation MIGISKRVQGFTESVIREMTRVNNQYNGINLAQGMPNFPPPRELVEAAHRALDGDFHQYAITWGTPRLRQAIAAKYRRFYGMEVEPDRHVTVCCGSTETMLATLLAVLNPGDEVIIFEPFYENYGPGCIIAGAVPIWVPLEPPDFSFDPDRLARAVTPRTRAIVFNSPNNPSGKVFSRAELQQIADLCLEHDLLAITDEIYEHIIYDGSGHTPIATLPGMADRTVTISGISKSYSVTGWRIGYAIANPELSVGIRRAHDFITVGAPHPLQEAAVTALQFPDAYYTRLRESYQARRDLLFSQVEAAGFVAWKPQGAYYILTDVAHFMKQYDCADDTAFAMHLIKEVGVATVPGSSFYAHGDLGRTKIRFCFPKTDDMLIEAGRRLQKLAR, via the coding sequence ATGATCGGGATCTCCAAGCGGGTCCAGGGATTCACGGAGTCGGTCATCCGCGAGATGACGCGGGTGAACAACCAGTACAACGGCATCAACCTCGCGCAGGGCATGCCGAACTTTCCGCCCCCGCGCGAGCTGGTGGAGGCCGCGCATCGGGCGCTCGACGGCGACTTCCACCAGTATGCGATCACCTGGGGCACTCCGCGCCTGCGCCAGGCCATCGCCGCGAAGTACCGGCGCTTCTACGGGATGGAGGTGGAGCCCGACCGCCACGTCACCGTCTGCTGCGGCTCGACCGAGACCATGCTCGCCACCCTCCTCGCCGTGCTCAACCCCGGCGACGAGGTCATCATCTTCGAGCCCTTCTACGAGAACTACGGCCCCGGCTGCATCATCGCCGGCGCGGTGCCGATCTGGGTGCCGCTCGAGCCGCCGGACTTCAGCTTCGATCCCGACCGCCTGGCCCGGGCGGTGACGCCCCGCACGCGCGCCATCGTCTTCAACAGCCCGAACAATCCCTCCGGCAAGGTGTTCTCGCGGGCGGAGCTCCAGCAGATCGCCGACCTCTGCCTCGAGCACGACCTCCTGGCGATCACCGACGAGATCTACGAGCACATCATCTATGACGGGAGTGGCCACACGCCGATCGCAACCCTCCCGGGCATGGCCGACCGGACGGTGACGATCTCCGGCATCTCCAAGTCCTACTCGGTGACCGGCTGGCGAATCGGCTACGCCATCGCCAATCCCGAGCTGTCGGTGGGGATTCGCCGGGCCCACGATTTCATCACGGTGGGCGCGCCGCACCCGCTGCAGGAGGCCGCGGTCACCGCGCTCCAGTTCCCCGACGCCTACTACACGCGGCTCCGCGAGTCGTACCAGGCGCGAAGAGACCTCCTCTTCTCCCAGGTCGAGGCGGCGGGCTTCGTGGCCTGGAAGCCGCAGGGGGCGTACTACATCCTCACCGACGTCGCCCACTTCATGAAGCAGTACGACTGCGCGGACGACACCGCCTTCGCCATGCACCTCATCAAGGAGGTGGGCGTGGCCACGGTGCCCGGCTCGTCCTTCTATGCGCACGGGGATCTCGGGCGCACCAAGATCCGGTTCTGCTTCCCGAAGACCGACGACATGCTCATCGAGGCGGGCCGCCGGCTCCAGAAGCTGGCGCGGTGA
- a CDS encoding DUF4147 domain-containing protein, whose translation MTLRESARAVFDAALRAGDVRPLVQRALAGLTLPPSGRVLPPHGRVLPPHGRVLVVGAGKASGAMAAAAEEALGDRIADGVVAVKDGYLAPTRRVRLLESGHPVPDARGAAAARAIHDLARTARPDDLLLVLISGGGSALTPAPAPPITLEEKQALTRLLLRAGATINQLNAVRKHCSILKGGQLARAADGARVHALLLSDVIGDPLDVIASGPTAPDESTYAEALDILERFGIAEQVAPSIRRRLEEGRRGAIPETPKLGDPLFARVTNTVIGNNQLVVTAAVERARALGFAPHLLTRTLEGEAREVGARFVRMARDIRAGSGPVRPPCCLIAGGETTVTVTGQGSGGRCQELAVAAAIQMAGLPDVVVLAAGTDGSDGPTTAAGALADGESAARAGALGVDLAARLADNDANPALAALGDLIVTGPSNTNLLDLYLVLVG comes from the coding sequence GTGACGCTGCGGGAGTCGGCCCGCGCGGTGTTCGACGCCGCGCTGCGGGCCGGGGATGTCCGGCCGCTCGTCCAGCGCGCCCTCGCGGGACTGACCCTTCCTCCCAGCGGGCGCGTCCTGCCACCCCACGGCCGAGTGCTGCCGCCCCACGGCCGAGTGCTGGTGGTCGGCGCCGGGAAAGCCTCGGGTGCGATGGCGGCGGCGGCCGAGGAGGCGCTGGGCGACCGCATCGCGGACGGTGTCGTCGCCGTCAAGGACGGCTATCTCGCCCCCACCCGCCGCGTCCGCCTGCTCGAGTCCGGCCACCCCGTGCCCGATGCGCGAGGGGCGGCGGCCGCCCGCGCCATCCACGACCTCGCCCGTACCGCGCGTCCCGACGACCTCTTGCTGGTGCTGATCTCGGGCGGCGGCTCCGCGCTCACCCCGGCCCCCGCGCCACCGATCACGCTGGAAGAAAAGCAGGCCCTCACCCGGCTCCTCCTCCGCGCGGGCGCCACCATCAATCAGCTCAACGCGGTGCGGAAGCACTGCTCGATCTTGAAGGGCGGCCAGCTCGCCCGGGCCGCCGACGGGGCGAGGGTGCATGCCCTGCTCCTTTCCGACGTCATCGGTGACCCTCTGGACGTCATCGCCTCGGGTCCGACCGCGCCCGACGAATCCACCTATGCCGAGGCGCTCGACATCCTTGAGCGCTTCGGCATCGCCGAGCAGGTGGCCCCAAGCATTCGCCGGCGGCTGGAGGAGGGGCGCCGCGGCGCCATCCCCGAGACACCCAAGCTCGGTGACCCGCTCTTCGCGCGCGTGACCAACACCGTGATCGGCAACAACCAGCTGGTCGTCACCGCCGCCGTCGAGCGGGCACGGGCGCTCGGCTTCGCCCCGCATCTCCTGACGCGGACGCTCGAGGGCGAAGCGCGAGAGGTCGGGGCTCGATTTGTCCGCATGGCGCGGGACATTCGCGCGGGAAGCGGACCGGTACGTCCGCCCTGCTGCCTGATTGCCGGGGGCGAGACGACCGTGACGGTGACGGGGCAGGGCAGCGGGGGCCGCTGTCAGGAACTGGCGGTGGCCGCCGCCATCCAGATGGCCGGACTCCCTGATGTGGTGGTGCTGGCGGCGGGGACGGACGGCAGCGATGGGCCGACGACGGCAGCGGGCGCGCTCGCCGACGGAGAGAGCGCCGCGCGCGCCGGCGCGCTCGGCGTGGATCTTGCCGCGCGACTGGCCGACAACGATGCCAATCCCGCGCTCGCTGCGCTCGGCGATCTCATCGTCACGGGTCCCAGCAACACCAATCTCCTCGATCTCTACCTCGTCCTCGTCGGCTAG